The Fusobacterium periodonticum 1_1_41FAA genomic sequence GTTTAAGTCAGCTGTTGGTGACCTAAAGGCTGGGAAAATTTCAAATACACCATTTTTTACCCCGAACCAAGGTATAGGGAAGAACGTTATTATGTTTGATAAGAAGATAAACAAAAATAATGTTGCAAAAAATGTGTAATATTTCTTTTTCCAAGTTCCTAATATTTGTCCAATAGTTCCATCTAAAAATTCATAAATTCCTTCGAGAATTGATTGAAATTTTCCAGGAATCAATTGTAGATTTCTTGTTCCAAGTTTAAAAAATACAAAGAAACATAAGAGTATAAACCAAGTTGTAACAACAGTAGAAGTTATTGGAAAGCCAAATATTGAAAATATTTTTGAAGGCCCAGATACCAATTCTCCTGTCGTAAATTCTATTGGTCCTAGTCTCACTTTATACCTCCTTTCAATAATTATAGTTTAACTATTAAAAAAACTTCTTATCTTTTTTAGTATATTCATACAGTAAATTGTAAGTTTGACATTCAATGTACCTATAAATCCACATAAAAAAAGTCTAAAGTCGTTAAAAAAATAAAATAATGCTACAAAAAACAGTAAGTGTAAAAAGTATCTTTTGGCATAACCAATGTATGCAATTCTTTTTGCTACTTTTACATCTTTAGAATATGTAATAGCCTTACTATCCACTGATATAAGATATAGAGCTATAACTGATATTGCACAGCCTCCACCTATTCCAAAGAAAAGATATTTATTTTGAAAAACTAAACCTAATAAAAAACATATAATAGTTGTTATTATTGTTTTTTTAAATAAATTTTTTATATCCTCCATCTACTAAATACCTTTCTTTCATACTATTTTTTATTTTTGGGAAATATAAGCTTATACACGCTATAAAATCCATTTACTATTCCTAATAGTATCATAAATATTAATAAAATAAAACTCTTAAATAAATATTTCTCAAAAAGATAATAAAGATATATTGCTATAAAAACATTAATAAATAATGTCAAACCTATCTCAGTAAATAAAGCTAAATACCTAAAAAAATCTTTGTCAAAAATTTTCATATTTATCCTTTTATTAATTTAATTCAGTTTCTATCAGTTTAGCAATATCTTCAGCTAACTTATGTACAAGTTGCTTATTTTCACCTTCTGTCATTACTCTTATTAAAGGTTCTGTTCCTGATTTTCTAACTAATATTCTAACTTCATCAGAGTGTTTTTTATTTATTTCAGCTATGAAACTTGTAATTTTTTCATTTTTATCCCAAGTATTCTTTTTAGCATTATCAACTTTTACATTTATTAAAGTTTGAGGAGCATCTTTTATCGCTGATACTAATTCATGTAAATCTTTTCCAGTATCTCTTATAACTTCAACAAGTTTTAAAGATGATAATATTCCGTCACCTGTTGTAGCATAGTCCTTTAATATAATGTGACCTGATTGTTCTCCACCTATAGCAACATCTTCTTTTTGCATCATTTCAAGAACATTTCTATCTCCAACATTTGCTCTTAAAAGCTCTATATTATTTTCTTTTAGATATTTTTCAAAACCTATATTACTCATTACAGTAGTTACAACTTTATCATTTTTTAAAGTTCCTGCGTTTTTCATACCTAGAGCTAAAATTCCTATAATTTTATCCCCATCAATAATATTTCCAAACTTATCAACCGCTATAAGTCTATCAGCATCTCCATCATAAGCTAATCCTAAATCTGCTTCATAACCCACAACAACTTTTGCTAATATTTCTGG encodes the following:
- the glmM gene encoding phosphoglucosamine mutase, whose product is MGRYFGTDGIRGEANKELTVEKALRLGYALGYYLKNAYKNEEKIKVVMGSDTRISGYMLRSALTAGLTSMGIYIDFVGVIPTPGVAYITKLKKAKAGIMISASHNPAKDNGIKIFNSNGFKFSDEIENKIEDYMDDLNSILVDPLPGDKVGKFKYAEDEYFLYRDYLSHCVKGNFKDIKIVLDTANGAAYRAAKDVFLDLRAELVVINDAPNGRNINVKCGSTHPEILAKVVVGYEADLGLAYDGDADRLIAVDKFGNIIDGDKIIGILALGMKNAGTLKNDKVVTTVMSNIGFEKYLKENNIELLRANVGDRNVLEMMQKEDVAIGGEQSGHIILKDYATTGDGILSSLKLVEVIRDTGKDLHELVSAIKDAPQTLINVKVDNAKKNTWDKNEKITSFIAEINKKHSDEVRILVRKSGTEPLIRVMTEGENKQLVHKLAEDIAKLIETELN
- a CDS encoding AtpZ/AtpI family protein, which translates into the protein MKIFDKDFFRYLALFTEIGLTLFINVFIAIYLYYLFEKYLFKSFILLIFMILLGIVNGFYSVYKLIFPKNKK
- a CDS encoding ATP synthase subunit I, with the protein product MEDIKNLFKKTIITTIICFLLGLVFQNKYLFFGIGGGCAISVIALYLISVDSKAITYSKDVKVAKRIAYIGYAKRYFLHLLFFVALFYFFNDFRLFLCGFIGTLNVKLTIYCMNILKKIRSFFNS
- the atpB gene encoding F0F1 ATP synthase subunit A codes for the protein MRLGPIEFTTGELVSGPSKIFSIFGFPITSTVVTTWFILLCFFVFFKLGTRNLQLIPGKFQSILEGIYEFLDGTIGQILGTWKKKYYTFFATLFLFIFLSNIITFFPIPWFGVKNGVFEIFPAFRSPTADLNTTVCLALIVTFLFISINIKNNGILGYLKGFGDPTPVMVPLNIVGEFAKPLNISMRLFGNMFAGMVIMGLIYMAVPYFIPAPLHLYFDLFAGLVQSFVFVTLSMVYVQGSLGDAEYTE